The DNA sequence ATGCGAACCAACCGACTCAGCGCCGGAGAACGCGGCGAAATCATCGGCGCTCACATTGCTGTAGTGGTACAGGCTGCCCGGCGCGTTATCGCGGCCATTGAAGCGGATGGCCAGTGTGCTGGTTACAGGGTCGTGTCCGATGCTATGGATCTGGGATGATTTAACAGGGGTCATGTTAATGGTCATTGGTGAGTCCTCTTAGTTTGCGTACATAGTTCATGCAGTAGGTCGGGCTGCATGTTTTCCATTCGTTTTTGTGTTGCATTCGCTTACTGGGTGGGTAATACGCAACTGTTCCGTGTGGTGTGCGGAATATCAGCGTGTTATTCCCTTCCTCCAGCTCTATGCCGTTTCGGATAAAAAACGCTTTAATGCGTTCATGTGCGCCATCACGGGCTTTGCGGCGGTTTTCTTTTAGAAATGGTTTGATATCCCTGAAGTAGTCACCAGCATCACCCATCGGCTTTACCCTTGAATTTGGTGCCGCAGAATGGGCAAAAATTGATGGCGATTCTTGTGTCACCATTCGTGCAACGTTGTTCGAGATCGCCATTTTTCTTACGCTTGCGGTAGCGGAAGCGATAAGAAAGCATGACGTCGCAGTAATCACCCTTTTCGAGGACAATTACCCTGTTATCGAAGTCAGATTCATCCACTTCGGCACAGTTGCTTGCTGCTGCATCGCGCAATCTTTTATCCATTGCCTTCCTGGTTTCCTGAAAGCACTTACAGGCCATTGTCAGCTCCCGATTTGTTCAGTTTTTCCGTTAATTCCGCGATACATTCCTGCGCTGCGCGCTTATAAGCTGCGCCTGCACTACCGCTGCCGTACTTCTCGGTGACACGGCTCTCAAACACATCGAGCGGGCCGAAAAAACAACCAGCAGCAATTTGGAAATTGTTTTTCGTCCAAACGGCAAAAATTGCTCTGTCGTGGTAGCCGCACCGTTGACGGTGGGTGACGTTATTAAAATGCTCAGGGTTCAAGTAAAGCGACTGGCAAGAGAAATTGTCCGGCAGCGCGGTCAGCCCGGTGCAGCCGGTGAGGAGCAGCCCTCCACCAACTTGCAGGCCGTCCGGTAGCGCGGTCAGCCCGGTGCAGCCGGTGAGGAGCAGCCCTCCACCAACTTGCAGGCCGTCCGGTAGCGCGGTTAACCCGGTGC is a window from the Dickeya lacustris genome containing:
- a CDS encoding KTSC domain-containing protein, giving the protein MTINMTPVKSSQIHSIGHDPVTSTLAIRFNGRDNAPGSLYHYSNVSADDFAAFSGAESVGSHFYRNIKPHADRFPYQRINEDKK